The following DNA comes from Nocardioides sp. JQ2195.
CTGGGCAGCCGGCACCGGCCCGGGCGTCGCCGACGCCCGCGCCGACCGACCCGCAGCACTTCTCGAGGCCGTCCGACGAGCCGGTGGGCGCGGGGACGTGGTGGTGGTCTACCTGCACTGGGGCACTGAGTACGCCAGCTGCCCCGACCCCCGACAGCTGGCCCTGGCCGAGTCGCTGTCACGCGCCGGCGCCGACATCATCGTCGGCACCCACACCCACACCCTCCAGGGCGCCGGCATGCTCGGCTCGACCTACGTGGCCTTCGGGCTGGGCAACTTCCACTGGTACAACGCCGGACAACCGCTCACCGGTGTCCTGCAGGTGCAGGTCCGCGACGGCAAGGTGGTCGGCGACGACTGGACCGCCGCCCGAGTCCCGGACCAGGGCGGGCAACCTGCGCCCCTGGCCGGCGCCCGTGAGGCCAGCGCCGTGGCGTCCTGGCGCGCCCTGCGTTCCTGCACGGGTCTGGCCGCGCCGCCCGGGTCGGACGAGGACCTCACGCCCTACACCGCCACGATCGATCGCGTCGACGGCGCCCTGCTGGGCCGGATGCGCGCCGACCAGGCGCCCGGCTGCCCGGTCGCGCTGTCCGAGCTGCGCCGCGTTCGGGTGTCCTACGTCGACTTCGACGGGATCTCGCGGCACGGCAACCTGATCATCCACCAAGCCCTCGCTCGCGACGTGGTCGGTGTGTTCCGTGAGCTGTACGCCGCTCGGTTCCCGATCGAGCGGATGCGGCCCGTGCCTGCCTTCGGCGGCAGCGACGCGGCATCGATGGCGGCCAACAACACCTCGGGCTACAACTGCCGACGGGTGGACGGCCAGGCGGCGTGGTCGGACCACGCCTACGGGGCGGCGATCGACATCAACCCGAAGCAGAACCCCTACCTGAGGCCGGGGTCGGTCCAGCCGGCCGCAGGTCGCGAGTTCGCGGCTCTCGACCGGTCACAGGGTGCGCGGGTGCCGCCCGGCGTGGTGACCCGCAACGACGTGGTGCACCGCGCGTTCAGCCGGGTCGGCTGGGAGTGGGGCGGCGACTTCAGTGAGCCCGACTTCCAGCACTTCCGGGCCCGCTGACCCGGAGGGTCGGCGCTGCACCCGGGGCAGGTCAGCGCTCGGTCAGGAGGCGCTCGAGCAGCGGGCCGGCGGTGGCAGATCCGGACTGACCGGTCTCGACGAACACCGCGACGGCGAGCTCGTCGGTGGAGGCGATCATCCAGGTGTGGGTGGGCAACGGGTCACCCGTGCCGTACTCCGCCGTGCCGGTCTTGGCCATCACCTC
Coding sequences within:
- a CDS encoding CapA family protein — translated: MKSVVRWAAAVVGLAVLSTATGCDGGNLDASEQDTPSVALTDDTSGLVTLAFAGDVHFPGDLARLLDDPGSTLGAMSEQLTLADVAMVNLESAIVTGNPAPDPKELERADRRYWFSTSPAALDLLDRSGVDVVTVANNHGADRGAAGLRQTLRAARRAPVAVVGVGKDLDRALTPHRVTVRGTGFSFFGADASTREGANPVWAAGTGPGVADARADRPAALLEAVRRAGGRGDVVVVYLHWGTEYASCPDPRQLALAESLSRAGADIIVGTHTHTLQGAGMLGSTYVAFGLGNFHWYNAGQPLTGVLQVQVRDGKVVGDDWTAARVPDQGGQPAPLAGAREASAVASWRALRSCTGLAAPPGSDEDLTPYTATIDRVDGALLGRMRADQAPGCPVALSELRRVRVSYVDFDGISRHGNLIIHQALARDVVGVFRELYAARFPIERMRPVPAFGGSDAASMAANNTSGYNCRRVDGQAAWSDHAYGAAIDINPKQNPYLRPGSVQPAAGREFAALDRSQGARVPPGVVTRNDVVHRAFSRVGWEWGGDFSEPDFQHFRAR